A genomic stretch from Streptomyces sp. QL37 includes:
- a CDS encoding MBL fold metallo-hydrolase: MTEQTERPFAGAGRAPSRPVDAPRRLGELRTWPRSFADRLTAPLPGVRGMTRLARERALRPNAEGLRGVHRLPYAPKPLPVADVDTTAVTWAGHASWIVRIGGLTVLTDPVWSRRILGTPARITPVGVPWDALPPVDAVLISHNHYDHLDAPTLRRLPRDTPLLVPAGLGRWCRRRRFTCVTELDWWESVELGGVRFDFVPSHHWSKRTLLDTCRSLWGGWVLGDAQGRRLYFAGDTGYGHWFKEIGLRYPGLDLAMLPIGAYEPRWWLSDVHTDPEEAVQAYEDLGARAMAPMHWATFLLSAEPVLEPLTRLRTAWQRAGHPRADLWDLPVGASRVLGA; this comes from the coding sequence ATGACGGAACAGACCGAGCGTCCGTTCGCCGGAGCCGGCCGAGCGCCCAGCCGTCCCGTCGACGCTCCACGCCGCCTCGGTGAGCTGCGGACCTGGCCCCGCAGCTTCGCCGACCGCCTCACCGCGCCGCTCCCGGGTGTCAGGGGCATGACCCGTCTGGCCAGGGAGCGTGCCCTGCGGCCCAACGCCGAAGGGCTCCGGGGCGTCCACCGGCTGCCGTACGCCCCCAAGCCGCTGCCCGTCGCGGACGTGGACACCACCGCCGTGACCTGGGCCGGACACGCCAGCTGGATCGTCCGCATCGGGGGACTCACCGTCCTCACCGACCCCGTCTGGTCGCGGCGCATCCTGGGGACACCCGCCAGGATCACTCCCGTCGGAGTCCCCTGGGACGCACTGCCGCCCGTCGACGCGGTCCTCATCAGCCACAACCACTACGACCACCTGGACGCCCCCACGCTCCGCAGACTCCCGAGGGACACCCCACTCCTCGTCCCCGCCGGACTCGGCCGCTGGTGCCGGCGCCGCCGCTTCACCTGCGTCACCGAGCTCGACTGGTGGGAATCGGTGGAACTGGGCGGGGTCCGGTTCGACTTCGTGCCCTCCCACCACTGGTCGAAGCGCACCCTCCTGGACACCTGCCGGTCCCTGTGGGGCGGCTGGGTGCTCGGCGACGCGCAGGGACGGCGGCTGTACTTCGCGGGGGACACCGGCTACGGCCACTGGTTCAAGGAGATCGGCCTCCGCTATCCGGGCCTGGACCTCGCGATGCTGCCGATCGGGGCGTACGAACCGCGCTGGTGGCTCTCGGACGTCCACACCGACCCGGAGGAGGCGGTGCAGGCGTACGAGGACCTCGGGGCCCGCGCGATGGCCCCCATGCACTGGGCGACGTTCCTGCTCTCCGCCGAACCGGTCCTCGAACCGCTGACCCGGCTCCGCACCGCCTGGCAGCGGGCCGGGCACCCGCGAGCCGACCTCTGGGACCTGCCGGTCGGCGCCTCACGCGTCCTGGGAGCCTGA
- a CDS encoding phage holin family protein, with the protein MSDGRWRRAGGTLIRVTSVWAVSTLTMLALAGILPDFQLQADDGDTVTRTAFTAAWGAGAFGLLSALVWPVLVRSLLIVPALVLGALVFFLNGSLLLIALRLIPDGRGDANPETAVVVAAVMSAVASATSTALAVRDDDAYRRRLSRLADRRRRRSGMPQTADGGRGGPPGIVFVQLDGVGHDVLERAAADGLMPTVAGLLADEAGHRLTPWTTDWSSQTGASQLGILHGTNFDVPAFRWFEKETGTVMVSSRPASALELQRRAIARTHDGGLLTVDGASRGNLFSGGADQLALVLSMAARLGKGRRSRAGYFAYFSDPANAVRTALSFVAEVAREIGQSVRARVRKENPRVKRGGLYPFIRAFATVVERDVVVAAVIGDMFAGRTAVYADLVAYDEVAHHSGPFSRDAEKVLTRLDRSLGLILKIADHTPRAYRVVLLSDHGQSPGETFAGRYGLTLKDLVRAGCGLPVPRSAQRTRSASEARDAVRIALHRPVAGEQEAEHPAKLSDPVVLASGNLGLLSFPDIEGRATREQLDRRYPALLGTLAAHPGIGFLLVRSQRHGSVVLGPGGAEVPVSELTDGEGPMAVFGPGAADAVRRTDGFPHVADVMINSMYDPETGRVHAFEEQVGSHGGLGGEQSRPFLLWPRTLTDPLDAVAADAPRGASPAGPGGVAPAGPVGAEAVHRVLARWLRELSGPQVPLRQEGFTGAVRVDEPFPGGQSSPAGRPLPGGQSSPAGQPLPDGQSSPAGQPLPDGQSFPARQPLPDGSAGADGPVRADVPDPGDAVPGPRG; encoded by the coding sequence GTGAGTGACGGGCGATGGCGCAGGGCCGGTGGAACCCTCATACGCGTCACCTCGGTGTGGGCCGTCTCCACGCTCACCATGCTGGCACTGGCGGGGATCCTGCCCGACTTCCAGCTCCAGGCGGACGACGGAGACACCGTCACGAGGACCGCCTTCACCGCGGCCTGGGGCGCGGGCGCGTTCGGTCTGCTGTCCGCCCTGGTGTGGCCCGTGCTCGTCAGGTCGCTGCTCATCGTGCCCGCCCTGGTGCTGGGCGCCCTGGTCTTCTTCCTCAACGGCTCGCTGCTGCTGATCGCCCTGCGGCTCATCCCCGACGGGCGCGGGGACGCCAACCCGGAGACCGCCGTCGTCGTGGCCGCCGTCATGTCGGCGGTCGCCTCCGCGACCTCCACCGCCCTCGCGGTCCGTGACGACGACGCCTACCGGCGCAGGCTCTCCCGCCTCGCCGACCGGCGCCGCAGACGCAGCGGCATGCCGCAGACCGCGGACGGCGGACGTGGCGGTCCGCCCGGGATCGTGTTCGTCCAGCTCGACGGTGTCGGCCACGACGTACTCGAACGGGCAGCGGCCGACGGACTCATGCCGACCGTGGCCGGTCTGCTCGCCGACGAGGCGGGCCACCGGCTCACGCCGTGGACCACGGACTGGTCCAGCCAGACCGGCGCCAGCCAGCTCGGCATCCTGCACGGCACCAACTTCGACGTGCCGGCCTTCCGCTGGTTCGAGAAGGAGACCGGGACCGTCATGGTCTCCAGCAGACCGGCGAGCGCACTCGAACTGCAGCGCAGGGCCATCGCCCGCACCCACGACGGCGGCCTGCTGACCGTCGACGGCGCGAGCCGGGGCAACCTCTTCAGCGGCGGCGCGGACCAGCTCGCCCTGGTCCTGTCGATGGCCGCCAGGCTCGGCAAGGGGCGCCGCTCGCGCGCCGGGTACTTCGCCTACTTCTCCGACCCGGCCAACGCGGTCCGTACGGCCCTGTCCTTCGTCGCAGAGGTGGCCCGCGAGATCGGCCAGTCCGTCAGGGCACGGGTGCGGAAGGAGAACCCCCGGGTCAAGCGCGGCGGTCTGTACCCGTTCATCAGGGCCTTCGCGACCGTCGTCGAGCGCGACGTCGTGGTCGCCGCGGTGATCGGCGACATGTTCGCGGGGCGCACCGCGGTCTACGCCGACCTGGTCGCGTACGACGAGGTCGCCCACCACTCCGGGCCGTTCAGCAGGGACGCGGAGAAGGTCCTGACCCGGCTCGACCGGTCGCTGGGCCTCATCCTGAAGATCGCGGACCACACCCCGCGCGCCTACCGGGTCGTGCTGCTGTCCGACCACGGCCAGAGCCCGGGGGAGACCTTCGCGGGACGGTACGGCCTCACGCTCAAGGACCTCGTACGGGCCGGCTGCGGGCTGCCCGTTCCCCGCAGTGCTCAGCGCACCCGCAGCGCCTCCGAGGCCCGCGACGCGGTGCGCATCGCGCTGCACAGGCCGGTCGCCGGGGAGCAGGAGGCGGAGCACCCGGCGAAGCTCTCCGACCCGGTGGTGCTCGCCTCCGGAAATCTCGGTCTGCTGTCGTTCCCGGACATAGAGGGGCGGGCCACGCGGGAGCAGCTGGACCGGCGCTACCCCGCACTGCTCGGCACGCTCGCCGCCCATCCGGGGATCGGCTTCCTGCTCGTGCGGAGCCAGCGGCACGGGTCGGTGGTGCTCGGGCCGGGCGGGGCGGAGGTCCCGGTATCGGAGCTGACGGACGGGGAAGGACCGATGGCCGTCTTCGGGCCCGGCGCGGCCGACGCGGTGCGGCGGACCGACGGCTTCCCGCATGTCGCGGACGTCATGATCAACTCCATGTACGACCCGGAGACCGGCCGCGTGCACGCCTTCGAGGAGCAGGTCGGCTCACACGGCGGACTGGGCGGCGAACAGTCGCGGCCCTTCCTGCTGTGGCCGCGGACGCTGACGGACCCCCTCGACGCCGTGGCGGCGGATGCTCCTCGCGGGGCGTCTCCGGCCGGTCCTGGCGGCGTCGCTCCGGCCGGCCCGGTGGGGGCGGAGGCGGTGCACCGGGTGCTGGCACGCTGGCTGAGGGAGCTGTCCGGGCCCCAGGTGCCGCTGAGGCAGGAGGGCTTCACCGGGGCGGTGCGGGTGGACGAACCGTTCCCGGGCGGACAGTCGTCTCCGGCCGGTCGACCGCTTCCGGGCGGACAGTCGTCCCCGGCCGGTCAACCGCTTCCGGACGGACAGTCGTCCCCGGCCGGTCAACCGCTTCCGGACGGACAGTCGTTCCCCGCCCGTCAACCGCTTCCGGACGGATCGGCCGGCGCGGACGGTCCTGTCCGCGCCGACGTCCCGGACCCCGGCGACGCCGTCCCGGGCCCACGCGGGTGA
- a CDS encoding VTT domain-containing protein, whose amino-acid sequence MIEEVLGRLPTESTQQAFGYPSLFLLVALGSLVPVVPTGALVSTAAVVTLHQTSPFALLVVFAVASGAAFLGDICLYWLGQRGVRSKNGSKWLEAITSRAAPERLAQAQRKLDEHDTMVLVLSRLVPAGRIPVMLACLLGEMPLRQFARGDVPACLAWAATYQLIGILGGSLFAEPWEGVLAAIVLTLLISGTPALWKRLRARMAD is encoded by the coding sequence GTGATAGAGGAAGTGCTGGGGCGGCTGCCGACGGAATCGACGCAGCAGGCCTTCGGCTATCCGTCGCTGTTCCTGCTCGTGGCGCTGGGGTCTCTGGTGCCGGTGGTGCCCACGGGGGCGCTGGTGAGTACGGCGGCCGTGGTGACACTCCACCAGACGTCACCCTTCGCGCTGCTCGTGGTGTTCGCCGTGGCGTCGGGCGCGGCGTTCCTCGGGGACATCTGCCTGTACTGGCTGGGGCAGCGCGGGGTGAGGTCCAAGAACGGCTCGAAGTGGCTGGAGGCGATCACCAGCAGGGCCGCTCCGGAGCGGCTCGCGCAGGCACAGCGGAAGCTGGACGAGCACGACACGATGGTGCTCGTCCTGTCCCGGCTGGTGCCGGCCGGGCGCATACCGGTGATGCTGGCCTGTCTGCTCGGCGAGATGCCGCTGCGGCAGTTCGCCCGTGGCGACGTACCCGCGTGTCTGGCCTGGGCGGCGACGTACCAGCTGATCGGGATCCTCGGCGGTTCGCTGTTCGCCGAACCCTGGGAGGGTGTGCTCGCGGCGATCGTGCTGACGCTGTTGATCAGTGGGACACCGGCGCTCTGGAAGCGGCTGCGGGCACGGATGGCCGACTGA
- a CDS encoding MBL fold metallo-hydrolase: protein MEVTWWGHATCTIEDTGVRVLTDPLFARRFAHLRRRRGEVPPPEAAVADAVLISHLHSDHLHLPSLARLAPGSLLIVPRGAVGAVPGLRLLRRARGLRISEVAPGDVVRVGEVRVRAVPALHDGRRLPVGPRRVPALGYVVEGEARTYFAGDTGLFEGMADAVGPVDVALLPVGGWGPNLGHHHLDAARAAQVLTMLEPRSAVPVHYGTYWPIGMDGVKPHEFHAPGDEFVRQAARVAPEVAVHRLGHGEHVRPEARR, encoded by the coding sequence GTGGAGGTCACCTGGTGGGGTCATGCCACCTGCACGATCGAGGACACCGGAGTCAGGGTGCTGACCGACCCGCTGTTCGCACGGCGCTTCGCGCACCTGCGCCGGCGCCGGGGCGAGGTCCCGCCGCCGGAGGCCGCCGTCGCCGACGCGGTCCTGATCTCCCACCTGCACTCCGACCATCTGCATCTCCCCTCCCTGGCCCGTCTCGCCCCCGGCAGCCTGCTGATCGTGCCCCGCGGCGCCGTAGGGGCCGTCCCGGGCCTCCGGCTGCTGCGCCGGGCGCGCGGGCTGCGGATCTCCGAGGTCGCGCCGGGGGACGTGGTGCGGGTCGGAGAGGTCCGGGTCCGGGCGGTTCCGGCCCTGCACGACGGGCGCCGGCTGCCCGTCGGCCCGCGCCGGGTGCCCGCTCTCGGCTACGTCGTCGAGGGCGAGGCCCGCACCTATTTCGCGGGGGACACCGGGCTCTTCGAGGGCATGGCCGACGCCGTGGGGCCGGTGGACGTGGCGCTGCTCCCGGTGGGTGGCTGGGGCCCCAACCTGGGCCACCACCATCTGGACGCGGCCCGTGCCGCGCAGGTGCTCACGATGCTGGAGCCGCGGTCCGCGGTGCCGGTGCACTACGGCACGTACTGGCCGATCGGGATGGACGGGGTCAAGCCGCACGAGTTCCATGCGCCGGGCGACGAGTTCGTGCGGCAGGCGGCGCGGGTGGCACCGGAAGTGGCGGTGCACCGGCTGGGGCACGGCGAGCATGTGAGGCCGGAGGCCCGTAGGTGA